The nucleotide window GAAGGTGTTCCTCAACCCCAGAGTATACGCGCCTAGGACTGCATTAGTAGCATCCTCACGACCCATGTTCGTCAGGACCTGGCGGATGTCCGAAGCACCGCTATTGATGATCAGCTCTGGGCTGATATCCGGTGCATCCCGAAcaaggttgttgatgatacCGTTCTGGAAAACACTCTGCGCCACCGCAATGAACACCGCGCCCCCGAACGATTGGAAGAACTGGACGCATGCCGTGGCTTGGGGGATCAGATGCTGTGGAAGAACGTTTTGCACAACGAGGATGCCGGCCTGGAAACAGACGCCTGTTCCTAGCCCGGCCACAACTTGGTATCCGAACCACTTGGAAAAGGGTGTGTCGAGCCAAAATGTGGTGATGAGCCCGGCACCGGCTGTCATCAGAGCCGTCTCAAAGAGGACCACAGGGTTGATGCAGCCGAAGATGGTGATTAGGGCTCCGCTGGCCATAGAGGCAAGAACGAAGGAAATCAGGTAGGGAAGTAGCTTGATACCAGCCTCGATGGCCGAGTCCCCTTTGACTGCTTGGAAGTAAAGTGCTGCCCAGGCTAGTTAGAAGTCGTTCCAGAGGATGCTGCAGGCAAGCAAGATACAACTCACCAAGATAAAAGACGAGAGGAAAAAAGTACGCGCCAACAAACATGGCAAACATCATGGCCGCCAAGACATTGCGGTCCTTGAAGAAATGCGGTGGTAAAAGGCCTCGATCTTGCTGCCAGATCTCAATCCCAACAAAGATCAGAGTCATGACTGCCGCCCCGACAAAGAGGCCAATCACCACAGAGCTGTTCCATGGATAATCGGCGCCTCCCCACTGTAGAGCAAGCAGCAACATGATAATGGCTGGAATGAACGTGGCCGCCCCTATCAAGTCCAGCTGCAAAAGCTTTGAAACAAACGACGCCTTGGAATTGCCAATCTCAGCGCCGCGTTTATCGTCATTTGCATTCCTCGGTATCctgagaaagaagaagatgaccgCCATCGCCGCCCCTCCAAGCGGTAGATTGATATAGAAACACCACCTCCACGTAACTTTATCTGTAAATGCCCCTCCAAGCAACGGTCCGACAACACTAGACACGCCCCAAAGCCCCCCAAAAACACCAAACATGActggccttcttctcagtGGCATTGTATAGGTCAGAATCACCATTGCCCCTGAGAAAATACCCGCAGTCCCCAGACCAGCAACAGCCCGACCAACGATGAAAGCGGTAGAGCTGGGCGCAACACCTGAGATCAAACTGCCTAGTTCGAAAAGGGCAACGGCTCCCAAAAACGTCCACCGGATATCAAAGAGCGTGTATATGTTGCCGTACATGGGCTGGAGGGCTGTGGTGGTCAAGAGGTAGGAGGCACCGTACCACCCAATGTCCTTGATGGAGGCGAATTGGGTAGTGATGGCGCCTAAGGCAGGGGCGATGATCGTTTGATCGAGGGCAACAAGGAAGACGGAAACGCAGAGCGAGAGGATAATGAGCGTCAAGTGGAGGCCGGTTGGATATTTGGTTTCGTCGGTGGgagatgttgttgtttcctCTACAGCCGTCATGGTTTTGTCGGTGTCATGGGCTTCGATGTCCTGTTGGGATGTTTCCCTCTTGTCAGGCATGGAGCTCCTGGGGGGGTTGGCTCGTGGGAGAGGCTCCATCGTTGCAGCGTCTGTTGTTGAGGCAAAAATCACTTTGAGAATAAGGTGCGAGTACCTCTATGCAACTAGGACCTAGGTGTGTATAACTCTGAGAAAATTTTTGGTAGGTAGTGTGGGTAACGATGAAACTTGAAAACTTGACTGCTTTTCGTGGTGGATGGATGCTGGAAGGAAAGTGAAGGGTTGGCCCGACCTGGATGCTTCGTCTACACCTCTGCCGGCCTACAAATTCCTGGTGGTTACCTAGAGGTGTAGGTGGCCTGGTACTGCCACCTTATAATATTCAGGGGTTGGGAAGGGACTGTGAGGAACACCGTCGATCTCTTGGACGCAAAATAACGTTGAGGTTATCACCGGGCACTTTTTCCTTCACCAAGGACAGTTGCATTGGAATAGTTTTCAGTACGCTCTGCATGGCCTATACAACCTTACCTGGCAATCATCAACTGGATACTACATGAAAGGGCCACTTTTCACATTTTGTCTCTTCGTTCAGAACCTCAAAGTAGGGGGGCATCTACGTGGCAGACCAAGCATGAAGGCCAAGTTAGCGAGGCCACCAGCTATACCAAGATGTGGGTTCGTCAAAATGGCTGAATGGCTGGATTCTGGCACTTCGGGCCCGAACTGAAGCCATGGAGGTTGGTAATGCGAAACTGGCCAATAAAGCAAGCACAGAGGCAGGGAAGGGGACATGGAATGTCACCAAAGGGCAGCGTGAAGCTTCTGGTACATGTATTGGTACACCTGAAAGCAGGGCACTCaccacctagaggtaccgatAGAGACCATTTTTGCATAACGCGAATTCTTGGCCCATAGAGGTCAAGttgctagaggtaggcatgTTTAGGTACCCACGCAAAGACGTTGAATTCACCTGGAGTCCCGAACATGGATACAACATGGATTAAACTCAAACACGGTCTAAACAcagcttgctgctgcttcttgtacctacctctgAGTTACGTACCTtcaaggtacctacttagGTACATGATGAAACCAACCGAAAATCAACGTTGTCCTCGTCTCCGCCGCCCCAACGgaagtgtaggtaggtaccctcCCTGCCTGTGGTGCAGTTTCTGATGTCACTATGTATACCTAGCTAGGTACATAACTGACTGTTCGGCACCAACTTGGAAAGACGGCAGGGATTAGTACTAGGTTAGGTAATGTACATAGTAGGAGAGTAGTTCCTCAAGCTTCCACTCGGTTACAGGCACCCATGCATTGCTTTGCTGCCATTTGCTGGACTCCCGATTGCGCAACTCTGTACAACATCACACCCTcccataggtacctacctctaggtaccgaCGTGATGTTATTCCGCTAAAGTCTGGTTTCACACCAATATGAACGTTACCTCTACCAAGTATCCGCCGACAAACATCTCGCAATGCTGCCCTCACCCGAGCTTCTTTAAGGTTTTGCCTCCAAGGCccatgtacctacctagtcggCCTGCACATGATTGGTCCATAGCCGCCAGCTTGTTTCGCGAGGCTCTGTTTGCGATCACAAGGAATGACGGGACTGCTATGTCCAAGGCGGAAACCCAAGACAGATAGAAATCTTTCAGAACGTAACAGATTGATGCCAACATTCTGGAAGCTTCGTGGACAGGTTGAACTGCGTCGCAGTGCGCTGCGGGATCTCGCCGCTAACGAACGTTGGAAGGATCGGAGTGTCCGGGCATCCAATCGGCCCCTTCACGGCTTCAACTTCCTCGACAAGCTGGCATGTACACAGTACATACATGTACGTACCATAGTAAGACCTAATTCCTTAGCACCCGCACCGGTCTAGGCGGCCAGGCCCGTTCCGATGACTAGCCGCATACGAACAACTTGTTAGCGCGGTGAACTTGCAACTGGCGactatgtatgtacctaggtaccttaaCTCCATCGTCCCTTCAAACGATGAGCGGAGTGACCACCTCTACTGGACAAGTTTAGTGTACTGCCGGCAGAGGAGCATGACCCACGTTCTTTGCTGCCTTCTTTCTCCCTAGGAGCTCCTGCCTCGAGAATTGTTGGTTGGTGCTGACGTCAGCCTCGAATCATCAGAGATTACCTCTAGCGAGCGAGAAAATATGTAGGTGACTTTacgaagcagaagcagaagggtTGCATTCCAAGCGACGACTAGCCCAGGAACAGTTGAGGGAATATGATCCATTGTGGGGGTGGGCTAGAAAGTGGGCTGTGTTAGTGGAGCGCATCTCCCCGAGTTCCCCGAACTGATGCCCTGGCCGTAGTGGAGAGGCCTGGTCACTGTCCACCAGCACAGAATCCCGCCAGTTGTCGCCATTTCCATTTGGATGCGCAGGGCTCCCGTCGTTTCTCTGGACGCGAGGATCTTGCAGAAACAGCATCTTGGACCTCCTCCGTGCTCCATCGGGTCCAGTTCCCGCTGGCCAAGACTTTTGCAAAAAGTTGAAAGAGGGAAAGCGCCTCAATTTAGCAAAAAGACGAGAAGCTCCACCTTCGGCTTGACTTCCGACAACTGCTCATGGCTGGAGAAATGTCTGACTTGGTCGGTTAgtccaaagaaaaaaagggtaCACAACCCTGTGAATAAAAGGCTCCGCACTCGTCAGTGTCTGGTACATACTCAAGGATTGGCTGGGTACATGTATCACAACAGAGGGACTTACATGTATACACTATATTTTTCTGCTTCAACAATGTTCACTTGTAATAAACAGACGCCGGTCAAGTCTTCCGGCAAGGCGTGGTGGACACTAGCTGTAGGTGTGGAGTGGGGTGGGtgagggtaataattagtaggggTAAGAATCCTTCCATCAAGTTGCAAGCGTTACAGTGTAAGGTGCTTCGTTGTTGCCTGAGCAGTGAGATCactatattttcctttaatGGCAGGTGCATGAGGGATACACCAGGAAGTACGGGTTTAGATTGATCCGACGTTCAAGGATTTGTTCATAATATGCACGGAAAAAACATAACGTTTATTCAACACTGGAGCCATTCTCGGATGGCAGAACTCGAGAAGAAAAGTGATAGATGAGAGTGGGCGAGAGGTTATTCTGTCTGTAGACGGGATCGTACGGGAAGGATcatgtacctctactctACATGCTATAGTTCGGAGTAGCGTTGTTGTGTACTGCATGCACCGCAAGCGAGATAAATTCAGGTTGATGATACATAGATGTATCCATCACACGCGGGATATGTCTTGATTGGGCGTATCTGAGcaatgtagaggtaggttatCCAACTTGATATTGGTCAGGTCGTCCCTGCTCAGCCCAGGTGGTTTTTCATCTTACTAGAATAGGAAGGATGAGCCGAGCCTTGACTTCTGACTGTCCACGAGCTGTTCGCCATGGAACAAAAGAACGTGCTTAACGCCAATTGCCTAACACTGCAATCGGGAATCGGCAAACaccaaggtacctctacaatCCTGCCTCTACTGTGATCAAGTTGATAGGAGGCATCATCGTATAGCCTTGAATTTGCCGACGGAAGTCTTTCCTCAAGCTTGTTGCAGCCAATTGAACCTTTGTCTTGCCTCCATGTGCCTCAAATAATCACATACGGTATCATGGAAGGATTCAGTTGATCGCAACGTAACGCATGACTTTTGTTTGGGATCGAGGCCTTTGTCTTACGCCAATCACCTGATACGACAGGACCCTGACCGGGCGCAAGGGACTAGAGGTATACTATTCGGTACaatggagaagaggaggacattGATAAGGTAGCGAGGTCCAAGTAACCGTGTGCACCACCCTCCGTGCGTGATTTATCCGACACTTCATTCATACAAGAAGTGCTTATGTCTTGCCGCCTCGCACTTCAGAAGGATTGCCAAGCCTGGGACTTTAACATTCTGTCGATTTTTGGCTGTACAGTATCCCACCATGAGCTTTGTTCCCGCCCCTCCTCGGAAACGACCAATCTCTTCGTGTCTACCATGCTACAATCGCAAACAGAAGGTTGGTAGGACAAAAACGTTGCGGATGATCGCATCCCAATTCCATGCTTCGGGTTTTGAGCCATGTGCTAACAGTGCTACGCCGACAGTGTAACCGAGAGATCCCGTGTAACCACTGCTCTCGCCGACGGTGCATTGAGTCTTGCGTCTACTACGCAAACCCCAGTTCCAGCTCAGCGGCCAGTCCCGGTGCATCATCcgcatcgtcgtcatccacGACAGCGCCTTCGATCACGTTAGGCATACAGAAAGAACCACCACGCCGGTTCGAGAGATATTCCGCCAGATTCGCACTAAAGAACGAAGAGTACACATACTCTAATAGTCAGCGACGGAGGAGTGGAAGTTGGGGAGGCCGGGATCTGCCTCGGAATGAGTGGGGCCGGTGGGGTGGTACTGccggagcgggagcgggagcgggagcgggcgCAGGAACGGGTTCTTATCCGGGATGTTCGTCCGGATTTGCGAGATCACGCTCTTGGACAAAGACCACGGAGGCGTGGTCGGGACGGGCTCTGGCTGAATCGTTTGGCTACTTCGAAGGGAGTAAAAGCAACACACTGGCGCTCATCCAAAAGGCGAGTGGAACTCCATGTCGTGGTCCCAAACATACCTCCTAGAGGTACAACTGTAGAGACGTGAGCTAACAATTGATGTAGATGGGACTCGGTCAGGACAATCTCGACTCTGAGAGCTCTCCAGTTCTTGTAGCTGAAACCGCCGAAGATGTTCATCGCGTCATGCGCGACATTCCCGATCGACAGATCATCGACTTTCTGGTGCAATTCTTTGTAAGAGAGATCAGCTGGTACGTCCCACGGTTACATCCATCCTCCCCACCCACAGCTTCATGTCTGTTCCGAACTGACCATGATTCGTCCCACCAGGATGGATCAGGTAGTCCACGTTCCGTGGCTGATGAGCAAGTATCAAGACTGGTGTAACACACTTTCGGCAGAGGAATGCCGTGCTGCTGACGCCAACGACGTACCCAGGCAAATCCGCGTGATGGACGTGGATTTTGTCGTCCTGTTGCTTCGCATTGTCTCATATGCCTTGCAATTCCTACCTTCTCCGATTTATCCACTCGATCGGATCCGTGGTGTGCTGCTTGCCGATGTGCGCAATGAGTGCGATGATATCGCCAATACTCTGGAGGCCATGAGCTGGGCGCTCGATGGCCGAGGATCCTTGATTCGAGTCCATCAAGTTGCATTTGCCGCGCTCAAGTCCCAAACCGAAGGCAACATCAAGGCCTGCTGGGAAACCGTGAGTCGTGCTATTCGCATCGCCCAGAGCATAGGTATTCACAGCGATAGCGTAACCGCGATTGGGGCGAATGAAACCGAAAAGGAAATGGCTCGTCGCATCTTCTGCAACCTTTACGCCTGGGACAGTCTTCTTTCGCGCCAGCTAGACCGCATGCACGCACTTCCAGGCCGCCTGCACCCCAGAAACTGGCCTCAGCTGCACGCTCTTCCCGAGTACAGAGACAGGGGAGaacaaacaccaccaacaatgTCCCTCAACCGCGGCCTGGAAGCGCCCGACCCCTTCACTGAACGGCTTCTCCAAGCCCGTCTGGCCGATTTTTGGCGGAGCGTCAGCCCCTTGCAGGGCAACGAAGATGACATTATGGCAGCTGAAGAGCGATACGACAAGTTTTCGCGCGAGTTCCTCTCCCAGCTCCCTCCAGCATTCGCTCTTGCCGACGCAGACGAGTCGTGGGACAGACTCTTGCCCAAACTACCTCTCCAGCGACAAATGCTCCACATGGCCATCTACGACTCGTTATGCTGGAACTTCCGACCGCTGCTGTTTTGGCATCCCTCGAGTTCGTTGTCCTTGCCCCCTTACAAGGTACTCCTCCTGAGATACCAGAAGAGAGGTGTGGCCGGTGCTGCTTTGCGGTCACTCGAGGCTGTCACGCGTTTGCATGCACTCTTGGGGGGCTGCCATACTCGGCTTCCGGGCATCGTCATGTCGACCTTTGAGGCGgctgtgctgctgctgcaattATTGGCGGATCCATCGTTTCCGGAAGATGACAGCTGCTTGAGCatgcatcagcagcagcagcagcagcagcagcagcaacagcacatCACACCCCGATTGGACCCAATGCGGGCGAACGCACACATGGTCAATAGGGCAGCTTGCATGGAGGCTGTAGAAGGAGCGGTCAAGCGGCTCAAGATGCTTGCGGAGGTGAGTGGCCTCGCGGATATTGGGGCAAACACGCTGGTAGAGCTGCTGAGAAGGACGACAACtttggaagaaggaagtcgCACAGAGGTGGTAGCAAACAATCAACTGCCCCTGGAGACGGATGTGAGCACATCAAAAGACCTAACAGCAGGGGCGATGAATGATACGATCTATGTGGCAACCCAGGACCACGCCGGCCTGCAGGTGCCCCAGGGTCAAGGGCAGGAGGTCGAGTCTGCCGAGAGCTTGCACGATACCCCCAGGACGACTACAAGCTCTCTGGCGGGTGAGACGGTGGTAGACGAGGCTACCATGGTCACGGGCTGGAATGTCGCATCTGACGAGTCGATTGATGTGAGCTTGTCGATGGATATGCCCTCCTCCCTGCAGGACTTCATGTCGACGATGACGGTGGGGGATATGGCGACCTGGTCTGCATTTGATGAATCCAGCATCTTTCCGCCGGAATCTGAGTACGTAGGCGACATCCCAGCGACAGAGACATTCAAAGGTTGAAAAGTTGT belongs to Neurospora crassa OR74A linkage group IV, whole genome shotgun sequence and includes:
- a CDS encoding MFS toxin efflux pump, coding for MTAVEETTTSPTDETKYPTGLHLTLIILSLCVSVFLVALDQTIIAPALGAITTQFASIKDIGWYGASYLLTTTALQPMYGNIYTLFDIRWTFLGAVALFELGSLISGVAPSSTAFIVGRAVAGLGTAGIFSGAMVILTYTMPLRRRPVMFGVFGGLWGVSSVVGPLLGGAFTDKVTWRWCFYINLPLGGAAMAVIFFFLRIPRNANDDKRGAEIGNSKASFVSKLLQLDLIGAATFIPAIIMLLLALQWGGADYPWNSSVVIGLFVGAAVMTLIFVGIEIWQQDRGLLPPHFFKDRNVLAAMMFAMFVGAYFFPLVFYLALYFQAVKGDSAIEAGIKLLPYLISFVLASMASGALITIFGCINPVVLFETALMTAGAGLITTFWLDTPFSKWFGYQVVAGLGTGVCFQAGILVVQNVLPQHLIPQATACVQFFQSFGGAVFIAVAQSVFQNGIINNLVRDAPDISPELIINSGASDIRQVLTNMGREDATNAVLGAYTLGLRNTFYISAAAAGCTFLAACCFEWRKIQKGGGEKQQAQIWH